One genomic window of Clostridium taeniosporum includes the following:
- a CDS encoding SulP family inorganic anion transporter, with translation MLPKLLTMIKGKEITKNQIAKDIISGIIVAIIALPLSIALAISSGVSPEKGLITAIFAGFVISLLGGSKVQIGGPTGAFVIIIYSIIQQYGLDGLITATIMAGIILVIMGLLKFGTVIKYIPQTITVGFTSGIAITLLSTQVKDFFGLRIDNVPAEFIQKWQSYFLHMNTLNIYTLLIGILCILIIVLWPKVNKTIPGSLVALIVSTLLVMIFKLPVETIGDRFGTLTSSIPMPILPKLSISTINQLFAPAMTIAILAGLESLLSAVVSDGMIGDTHDSNMELVAQGVGNIVSGLFGGIPATGAIARTAANVKNSGKSPIAGIVHAITLLAIMLILMPVAKLIPMTSLAAILAVVSYNMSEWRAFKSLLKAPKSDVIVLVVTFFFTIVFDLVVAIGFGMLMAMFLFMKRVCETTAIRDLVDEEVFDKEVLDMLKEADGKILVYQVDGPLFFGIVQDFLFKVNSVKPTAEVLILDMRHSYAIDASAIDALKKLLKQCKKNKIKLLITHIQEQPRNVLGNMGIAALIGEESIYDTKREAITVASRYIKNIATFVN, from the coding sequence ATGTTACCTAAACTACTTACAATGATAAAGGGAAAAGAAATTACTAAAAATCAGATAGCAAAAGATATTATATCTGGAATTATAGTTGCTATAATAGCGTTACCTTTATCAATAGCATTAGCAATATCATCAGGGGTATCTCCTGAAAAAGGACTTATTACTGCTATTTTTGCAGGGTTTGTAATTTCACTTCTAGGTGGAAGTAAAGTACAGATTGGAGGACCAACTGGAGCTTTTGTAATTATAATTTATTCTATTATTCAACAATATGGATTAGATGGTTTAATTACTGCAACAATAATGGCTGGAATTATTTTAGTTATAATGGGACTATTAAAGTTTGGAACAGTAATTAAATACATACCTCAAACGATAACTGTAGGTTTTACTAGCGGGATAGCAATAACCTTATTATCTACTCAAGTAAAAGATTTTTTTGGTTTAAGAATAGATAATGTTCCAGCAGAATTTATTCAAAAATGGCAAAGTTATTTTTTACATATGAATACATTAAATATTTATACATTATTAATAGGAATTTTATGTATACTTATTATTGTTTTATGGCCAAAAGTTAATAAAACAATACCAGGCTCATTAGTTGCACTAATTGTTTCTACTTTATTAGTAATGATATTTAAATTACCAGTAGAGACTATAGGAGATAGATTTGGCACATTAACATCATCAATACCTATGCCAATATTACCTAAATTAAGTATAAGTACAATAAATCAATTGTTTGCTCCAGCAATGACAATTGCGATATTAGCAGGATTAGAGTCGTTATTATCAGCTGTAGTATCTGATGGAATGATTGGAGACACTCATGATTCTAATATGGAACTTGTTGCACAAGGTGTTGGTAATATTGTATCAGGTCTATTTGGGGGAATACCAGCAACAGGTGCTATAGCAAGAACAGCAGCAAATGTTAAAAATAGTGGAAAAAGTCCAATTGCAGGAATTGTACATGCTATAACATTATTAGCTATAATGTTAATTTTAATGCCTGTGGCTAAATTAATACCAATGACATCTCTTGCAGCAATATTAGCTGTTGTATCTTATAATATGAGTGAATGGAGAGCATTTAAGTCATTATTAAAGGCTCCTAAGAGTGATGTTATTGTATTAGTTGTAACTTTCTTTTTTACTATAGTGTTTGACCTGGTAGTAGCAATTGGATTTGGTATGCTTATGGCTATGTTCTTATTTATGAAGAGGGTATGTGAAACAACTGCTATTAGAGATTTAGTAGATGAAGAGGTTTTTGATAAAGAAGTTTTAGATATGCTAAAAGAAGCAGATGGAAAGATATTAGTATACCAAGTTGATGGACCGTTATTCTTTGGAATAGTACAAGACTTTTTATTTAAAGTTAATTCTGTAAAACCAACAGCAGAAGTTCTTATATTAGACATGAGACATAGTTATGCAATAGATGCTTCGGCAATAGATGCATTAAAGAAATTACTTAAACAGTGTAAAAAAAATAAGATAAAACTTTTAATTACACATATTCAAGAGCAACCAAGAAATGTTCTTGGAAATATGGGAATTGCAGCTTTAATTGGTGAAGAAAGCATATATGATACTAAGAGAGAAGCTATAACAGTAGCAAGTAGATACATAAAAAATATAGCTACTTTTGTAAACTAG
- the dapA gene encoding 4-hydroxy-tetrahydrodipicolinate synthase yields the protein MKIKGVIIPLVTPFKDNCVDFVCYKKLVDYYIEKGVDGIIPLGTTGESSTISSFEYNEVLSKTMEYNNGRTKVYVGLGGNNTLDVIKKLKIAEDNKVNGILSVAPYYSRPNQRGIYEHFKSISESTDMNILMYNIPYRTGVNIENETIYKLAELKNIIGIKDCSGNINQTSELLLNRPNDNFSILTGEDALFYTTLALGGDGGILASASLNTESFIKIYDYIQNNNHKEALKIWSDISKFIPLLFQEPNPTPLKYCLKKIGLIDSDEVRLPLTNITDKLKEKLDNMLFL from the coding sequence GTGAAAATAAAAGGCGTAATAATACCACTTGTAACACCATTTAAAGATAATTGTGTTGATTTTGTTTGCTATAAAAAATTAGTGGATTATTATATAGAAAAAGGCGTAGATGGAATAATTCCATTAGGAACTACTGGGGAGAGTTCAACAATATCATCTTTTGAATATAATGAAGTACTATCAAAAACAATGGAATATAATAATGGTAGAACAAAAGTATATGTAGGACTTGGAGGAAATAATACTTTAGATGTAATAAAAAAATTAAAGATAGCAGAAGATAATAAGGTAAATGGAATATTATCAGTAGCACCATATTATTCTAGACCAAACCAAAGAGGTATTTATGAACATTTTAAAAGTATATCAGAATCAACAGATATGAATATATTAATGTATAATATTCCTTATAGAACTGGAGTTAATATAGAAAATGAGACTATATATAAATTAGCAGAGCTAAAAAATATCATTGGGATAAAAGATTGTTCGGGAAATATAAATCAAACTTCTGAATTATTATTAAATAGACCAAATGATAATTTTTCAATATTAACAGGAGAAGATGCTCTTTTTTATACAACATTAGCACTTGGTGGAGATGGTGGAATTTTAGCATCTGCAAGTTTAAATACAGAAAGTTTTATAAAAATATATGATTATATACAAAATAATAATCATAAAGAAGCATTAAAAATATGGAGTGATATTTCAAAGTTTATACCATTATTATTTCAAGAACCTAATCCAACTCCATTAAAATACTGTTTAAAAAAGATAGGATTAATTGATTCTGATGAAGTTAGATTACCACTAACTAATATAACTGATAAACTCAAAGAAAAATTAGATAATATGTTATTTTTATAA
- a CDS encoding MBL fold metallo-hydrolase: MESITMLGTGSAMVTKCYNTCFTISKDNEHFLIDAGGGNTILSNLEKVNIKINQIHNMFISHNHNDHILGSIWIIRAVANGIINNKYEGIFNIYCNKKSIEAIKSICSYVLQNKFLKLFDDKIIFNEIENNTQVDILGRKTIFFDIHSTKELQFGFKTYLNTGKVLTFLGDEPYRENVKDFCKNVDYLLHEAFCLYSQKDIFKPYEKHHATVKDACKNAKMLNVQNIILYHTEDKNLLHRKDLYVNEGKKEFDGNIYVPDDLDVINL; the protein is encoded by the coding sequence ATGGAATCTATAACTATGCTTGGTACTGGTTCTGCTATGGTAACTAAATGTTATAATACCTGCTTTACCATATCAAAAGATAATGAACATTTTCTTATAGATGCTGGTGGCGGAAATACTATATTATCAAATCTTGAAAAAGTTAATATAAAAATAAATCAAATTCATAATATGTTTATATCGCATAATCATAATGACCATATTCTAGGAAGCATATGGATTATTCGTGCAGTTGCTAATGGAATTATAAATAACAAATATGAAGGTATCTTTAATATTTATTGCAACAAAAAATCTATTGAAGCTATAAAATCTATTTGTTCTTATGTTCTTCAAAATAAATTTCTAAAATTATTTGATGATAAAATAATTTTTAATGAAATTGAAAATAATACCCAAGTTGATATATTAGGACGAAAAACAATATTCTTTGATATACATAGTACTAAAGAATTACAATTTGGTTTTAAAACCTACTTAAACACTGGAAAAGTATTAACTTTCTTAGGAGATGAACCATATAGAGAAAATGTAAAAGATTTTTGTAAAAATGTAGATTATTTACTTCATGAAGCATTTTGTTTATATTCTCAAAAGGATATATTTAAACCATATGAAAAACATCATGCAACTGTAAAAGATGCATGTAAAAATGCCAAAATGTTAAATGTACAAAATATTATACTATATCATACCGAAGATAAAAATTTATTACATAGAAAAGATCTATATGTTAATGAAGGTAAAAAAGAATTTGATGGCAACATATATGTTCCAGATGATTTAGATGTAATAAACCTATAA
- a CDS encoding sulfite exporter TauE/SafE family protein — MGMLLIICPLVFLAGFVDAVAGGGGIISLPAYIFAGIPIHIAYGTNKFANCIGTSISSMKFFKSGNMQIKSAVLSAGGALIGSWFGAQMVLLLNEKYLNYCLIIILPIVSLFLLLNRNFGVKTKKQILDWKLYFLSFIIGLLLGAYDGFFGPGTGTFLVICFTGILGFNLITASGNAKIVNLASNFSALVAYIIGGKVMFSIGIPAAVCAIAGNYLGAHLAIKSGDKIIRPIIFITIALLFIKIIFDLI; from the coding sequence ATGGGAATGCTATTAATAATATGTCCACTTGTATTTTTAGCAGGGTTTGTAGATGCTGTAGCAGGCGGAGGAGGAATTATATCTTTACCTGCTTATATTTTTGCTGGAATACCAATTCATATAGCATATGGAACTAATAAATTTGCCAATTGTATTGGGACTTCAATTTCATCAATGAAGTTTTTTAAAAGTGGAAATATGCAAATAAAGTCAGCAGTATTATCTGCTGGAGGAGCTTTAATTGGATCATGGTTTGGTGCACAAATGGTATTGTTGTTAAACGAAAAATATTTAAATTATTGTTTAATAATAATTTTACCTATTGTTTCACTATTTTTGTTGCTTAATAGAAATTTTGGTGTTAAAACTAAAAAACAAATATTAGATTGGAAATTATACTTTTTATCTTTTATTATTGGATTACTTTTAGGTGCATATGATGGTTTTTTTGGACCAGGTACAGGTACATTTCTAGTTATATGTTTTACAGGAATATTAGGATTTAATCTTATAACTGCATCTGGAAATGCTAAGATTGTAAATTTAGCTTCAAATTTTTCTGCATTAGTTGCATATATAATAGGTGGAAAAGTTATGTTTTCTATTGGAATACCTGCAGCAGTATGTGCTATAGCAGGAAACTATTTAGGAGCTCATTTAGCTATTAAGAGTGGAGATAAGATAATAAGGCCAATAATATTTATAACTATTGCTTTATTATTTATAAAGATTATATTTGATTTAATTTAG
- a CDS encoding TIGR01906 family membrane protein → MINELQNSYKTKKFINYILGMFNALFMISISVIITLNLTPIYKWTIYKYNLSQYSELTVEELMFNYRKLIVYLQNPFIDKLSFPNFSMSMQGEIHFQEVKNIFMYINIYIFVVMILLGIYILIKHKIKYSNYVDLTQILNNSANYILIFFTFVILCILINFSKTFNLFHRIIFRNNYWLFDSRVDPIINVLPEEFFMIMSIVILIFILLQALGAKIYYYKNN, encoded by the coding sequence ATGATTAATGAATTACAGAATTCATATAAAACAAAAAAATTTATAAATTATATATTAGGTATGTTTAATGCTCTATTTATGATTTCAATTTCTGTAATTATAACTCTAAACTTAACTCCAATATATAAATGGACTATTTATAAATATAATTTATCACAATATAGTGAATTAACTGTTGAAGAATTAATGTTTAATTATAGAAAGTTAATAGTATATTTACAGAATCCATTTATAGATAAATTATCATTTCCAAATTTCTCTATGAGTATGCAAGGTGAAATTCATTTCCAAGAGGTAAAAAATATATTTATGTATATTAACATATATATTTTTGTAGTTATGATACTTTTAGGGATTTATATTCTTATAAAACATAAAATAAAATATTCAAATTATGTGGATTTAACACAAATATTAAACAACAGTGCTAATTATATATTGATATTTTTTACATTTGTAATATTATGTATTTTAATCAATTTTTCTAAAACCTTTAATTTATTTCATCGCATTATTTTTAGAAATAATTATTGGTTATTTGATTCAAGAGTAGATCCAATAATTAATGTATTACCAGAAGAATTTTTTATGATAATGAGTATAGTTATATTAATATTTATATTATTACAAGCCTTAGGAGCTAAAATATATTATTATAAAAATAATTGA
- a CDS encoding patatin-like phospholipase family protein: protein MKIGLVLSGGGARGAYQIGVWKALKELRIDRYIEVVSGTSIGALNAILFCQGDIEKAIEAWLNISKEKVLPIDKKDLNIKGFLISLGLKNMNLVKKCMPKMIDTGNLSREGLTDIMNKYVDFKIIEECEKPCYVACTELTTFQPKYFKINRYNEENIKSILFASSALPMIYESEEFESIKYLDGGMADNVPVQPVYGENCDMIIVVHLSKDSHINKKLFPNTRIIEIYPSAMEEGVLDGILDFVPESAEKRMKLGYIDTINYLKPIMDLGVLIFKHKAIPEVDPQKVINYVKNKFIKKE from the coding sequence ATGAAAATAGGATTAGTGTTATCAGGGGGAGGAGCAAGAGGTGCTTATCAAATTGGAGTATGGAAAGCTTTAAAAGAATTGAGAATTGATAGATATATAGAAGTTGTTTCAGGAACATCAATTGGTGCATTAAATGCTATATTATTTTGTCAAGGTGATATAGAAAAAGCAATTGAAGCATGGCTTAATATATCAAAAGAAAAGGTGCTTCCTATAGATAAAAAGGATTTAAATATTAAGGGATTTTTAATATCATTAGGATTAAAAAATATGAATCTAGTAAAAAAATGTATGCCTAAAATGATTGATACTGGAAATCTTTCAAGAGAGGGATTGACAGATATAATGAATAAATATGTTGATTTTAAAATAATAGAAGAATGTGAAAAACCGTGTTATGTAGCTTGTACAGAATTAACAACATTTCAACCAAAGTATTTTAAAATTAATAGATACAATGAAGAGAATATAAAAAGTATTTTATTTGCATCATCAGCATTACCTATGATATATGAATCAGAAGAGTTTGAGTCTATAAAATATTTAGATGGAGGAATGGCAGATAATGTTCCAGTTCAACCTGTTTATGGTGAGAATTGTGACATGATAATAGTTGTCCATCTTTCTAAGGATTCTCACATAAATAAAAAGTTGTTTCCTAATACAAGAATAATAGAAATATATCCATCTGCTATGGAAGAAGGTGTATTAGATGGTATACTAGATTTTGTTCCAGAAAGTGCTGAGAAGAGAATGAAATTAGGGTATATTGATACAATAAATTACTTAAAGCCAATTATGGATTTGGGAGTATTGATTTTTAAACACAAAGCTATACCAGAAGTTGATCCTCAAAAAGTAATTAATTATGTTAAAAATAAATTTATAAAAAAAGAATAA
- a CDS encoding pyruvate, water dikinase regulatory protein gives MLTIFAMSDSIAETAHQVTLAVATQFKEKIKIRRVPYIKTIEDVDYIFPEIAKVKRKIIISTIITVEVREYLSKKCYEENIYIMNVLGPIIDSISSILDAKPEYKPGAMRKIDEIYYKRIEAMEFAMQYDDSKDYGGLKNADVVLIGLSRTSKTPLSMYLANKGIKAINIPLMPEIGVPDEIYNIDKKKVFGLTIDPFQLIEIRKKRLDKFHRISSSIEYAGDERILEELEYSDKIMKKLGCKRIDITQRAIEDTALIILESIGYNKSTNS, from the coding sequence ATGTTAACTATTTTTGCTATGTCAGATTCTATAGCAGAAACAGCTCATCAAGTAACATTGGCAGTAGCTACTCAATTTAAAGAAAAAATAAAAATAAGAAGGGTTCCATATATTAAAACAATAGAAGATGTTGATTATATTTTTCCTGAAATAGCTAAAGTTAAACGAAAAATAATAATATCAACAATAATAACTGTAGAAGTTAGAGAATATTTAAGTAAAAAATGTTATGAAGAAAATATTTATATAATGAATGTTTTAGGTCCTATTATAGATTCTATATCAAGTATATTAGATGCTAAACCAGAATATAAACCAGGAGCTATGAGAAAGATAGATGAGATATATTACAAAAGAATAGAAGCCATGGAATTTGCTATGCAATATGATGATAGCAAAGATTATGGTGGATTAAAGAATGCAGATGTTGTTTTAATTGGATTATCAAGAACTTCTAAGACTCCTTTAAGTATGTATTTAGCTAATAAAGGGATTAAAGCTATAAATATACCACTTATGCCCGAAATAGGTGTACCAGATGAAATATATAATATAGATAAAAAGAAAGTTTTTGGTTTGACAATAGATCCTTTTCAATTAATAGAAATTAGAAAAAAGAGATTAGATAAATTTCATAGAATATCTTCTAGTATTGAATATGCTGGCGATGAAAGAATATTAGAAGAATTAGAGTATTCAGATAAGATAATGAAGAAGTTAGGCTGTAAGAGAATAGACATAACACAAAGAGCTATTGAGGATACAGCTTTAATTATTTTAGAATCAATTGGATATAATAAGAGTACGAATAGCTAG
- a CDS encoding signal peptidase II, whose translation MNNKKLLTVGILPLMWFLYFLFELFTGRIINTPTIILNIFLMFLFALVGLFIYKISCTNNNGFKFKTIFKIFISLMLIDQGIKILIKLFYFDSYINILPNLLSFNPIINTDGSWLNARFGTDISFSILIFFNIIALLLFIEIYRYYLYKDNKDFWADMSFLFIFCGALCSLIDKIFYGGSLDFIGISNLFIADIKDIYINLGILFFILTLSNNGYLSSNEETTLKEDLKNLKCFLTFIKKDISSKFKLLKNK comes from the coding sequence ATGAATAATAAAAAACTTTTAACAGTAGGAATTTTACCACTCATGTGGTTTTTATATTTTTTATTTGAATTATTTACAGGTAGAATTATAAATACACCTACAATAATATTAAATATATTTCTTATGTTTTTATTTGCTTTAGTTGGATTATTTATTTATAAAATAAGTTGTACAAATAACAATGGTTTTAAATTTAAGACAATATTTAAAATATTTATCTCTTTAATGTTAATTGATCAAGGAATAAAAATACTTATAAAGCTTTTCTATTTTGATAGCTATATAAATATACTTCCTAATCTATTGTCTTTTAATCCAATAATTAATACCGATGGCTCATGGTTAAATGCAAGATTTGGGACTGATATAAGCTTTTCCATATTAATATTTTTTAATATTATTGCTCTTCTTTTATTTATAGAAATATATCGTTACTACTTATATAAAGATAATAAAGACTTTTGGGCAGATATGTCATTTTTATTTATATTTTGTGGAGCTCTTTGCTCATTGATTGACAAAATATTTTATGGTGGAAGTTTAGACTTTATTGGGATTAGCAATTTATTTATTGCAGATATAAAAGATATTTATATAAATTTAGGAATATTATTTTTCATACTTACTTTATCTAACAATGGATATCTTTCTTCAAATGAAGAAACTACATTAAAAGAAGATCTAAAAAACTTAAAATGTTTTTTAACTTTTATAAAAAAAGATATTTCTAGCAAATTTAAATTATTAAAAAATAAGTAA
- the hydF gene encoding [FeFe] hydrogenase H-cluster maturation GTPase HydF: MINTPKANRLHISIFGKRNAGKSSLINTLTNQPLSLVSNTPGTTTDPVSKAMELLPLGPVVIIDTAGLDDTGDLGELRVEKTKEVMLKTDLAVLLFSAEENDIEDEKKWLKDLKEKNIPTIGVVNKIDLGISNLDILQNEFDIPFVEVSSKEKINIGKFKELLIKNAPIDFEMPTILGDIVKPKDRVILVAPQDIQAPKGRLILPQVQIIRDILDNDAMALTVKDTELADLLNLIKDPSLVITDSQMFKKVNEIVPKNIRLTSFSILMARYKGDLDLFIRGAKAINELKPNDKVLIAEACTHHALKGDIAREKLPLLLEKKVGGKLDIVNVTGNDFPKNLSDFKLILHCGSCMFTRKQLLSRLEIIKEKHIPITNFGVALAELNGILDRACNILI, encoded by the coding sequence ATGATTAATACACCAAAAGCAAATAGATTACATATATCTATTTTCGGAAAAAGAAATGCTGGTAAATCAAGTTTAATTAATACTCTAACAAATCAACCACTATCATTAGTTTCAAATACTCCTGGAACTACAACAGATCCAGTATCAAAAGCCATGGAACTACTTCCCTTAGGGCCAGTTGTTATTATAGATACTGCTGGATTGGATGATACTGGTGATTTAGGTGAACTAAGAGTTGAAAAAACAAAAGAGGTAATGTTAAAAACTGATTTAGCAGTATTATTATTTTCTGCTGAAGAAAATGATATTGAAGATGAAAAAAAATGGCTAAAAGATTTAAAAGAAAAAAATATACCTACAATAGGGGTAGTAAATAAAATAGATTTAGGTATTAGTAATTTAGATATATTGCAAAATGAATTTGATATTCCCTTTGTAGAAGTAAGTTCTAAGGAAAAAATAAATATAGGTAAATTTAAAGAACTACTTATAAAAAATGCACCAATTGACTTTGAAATGCCTACTATACTTGGAGATATTGTTAAACCAAAAGATAGAGTTATATTAGTTGCTCCTCAAGATATACAAGCTCCAAAAGGAAGGCTTATATTGCCTCAAGTACAAATAATCAGAGATATTTTAGACAATGATGCTATGGCTCTTACAGTTAAAGATACAGAACTTGCAGATTTATTGAACTTAATTAAAGATCCTTCTTTAGTAATAACTGATTCTCAAATGTTTAAAAAAGTAAATGAAATAGTACCAAAAAATATAAGACTGACTTCATTTTCTATATTAATGGCAAGATATAAAGGGGATTTAGATTTATTTATAAGAGGCGCTAAAGCAATTAATGAACTAAAGCCTAATGATAAAGTACTAATAGCAGAAGCTTGTACTCATCATGCACTAAAGGGTGATATAGCAAGAGAAAAATTACCTTTATTACTTGAAAAAAAGGTTGGTGGAAAATTAGATATAGTAAATGTAACAGGAAACGATTTTCCTAAAAACTTATCTGATTTCAAATTAATTTTACATTGTGGTTCTTGTATGTTTACAAGAAAGCAGCTATTATCCAGATTAGAAATAATTAAAGAAAAACATATTCCTATTACTAATTTTGGAGTTGCATTAGCAGAACTTAATGGAATCCTTGATAGAGCCTGTAATATATTAATTTAA